GGCGTACTCCAACCCCGCCTGGATCCACGGCACCGTGATGCGCACCGAGCCGACGACCGCCGCCGAGCGCGACCAGGTCAACCCGCAGGCCGGCCGCGAGGCCGCGGCGGCGCTGTGGAAGCAGGGCGGGATCACCAACCCCTACGAGGAGATCGACTGCGCGGAGATCTACGTGCCGTTCTCCTGGTTCGAGCCGATGTGGCTGGAGAACCTCGGCTTCGCCGAGGAGGGCACCGGCTGGGAGCTGACCCAGAAGGGCGTCACTGCCCTCGACGGCGAGCTGCCGGTCAACATGTCCGGCGGCGTGCTGTCCTCCAACCCGATCGGCGCGTCGGGGATGATCCGGTTCGCCGAGGCCGCCCTGCAGGTGCGCGGTGCGGCGGGCGAGCACCAGGTCGACGGGGCGCGCAAGGCGCTCGGGCACGCCTACGGCGGTGGGTCGCAGTTCTTCTCGATGTGGCTGGTGGGGTCCGAGAAGCCGACCTCGTGACCACTGCGCCCCGGGTCGTCGTCGCGCGGCCCGTCCCGGAGGTCGCGGTCGTCACGCTCGACCGGCCGGAGCGGATGAACTCGCTTGCCTTCGACCTCGTCGTGCCGCTGCGCGACGAGCTGCGTCGGCTGCACGACGACACCTCGGTCCGCGCGGTGGTGCTCACCGGAGCCGGGCGCGGGTTCTGCTCCGGCGCCGACCAGAGCGGCGAGCGCGGTCAGGTCCCGCACGTCGAGGGCCTGACCCAGCCGAGCGTGGCCCTGCGGGCGATGGAGGTGCTCGACGAGGTCGTGATCACCCTGCGAGGCCTCCACCAGCCCGTCATCGCGGCGGTCAACGGTCCGGCCATCGGGGGCGGGCTGTGCCTGGCGCTCGCGTGCGACATCCGCGTGGCGGCCGAGCCGGCGTACTTCCGGGCGGCGGGGATCAACAACGGCCTCACCGCCAGCGAGCTCGGGCTGTCCTACCTCCTCCCCCGGGCCGTCGGGTCCTCGCGCGCCTTCGAGATCATGCTCACCGGGCGCGACGTCCCGGCCGCCGAGGCGTCGGCGATCGGGCTCGTGTCGGCCGTCGTACCCCCCGCGGAGCTGCTCGACCACTGCGTGGCCCTCGGGTCGCGGGTCGCCGCCTTCAGCCGGCCCGGGGTCGAGCTCACCAAGCGCACGCTGTGGTCGTCGCTGGACGCCTCGAGCCTGACCTCGCACATGCAGCAGGAGGCGCTCGGCCAGCTCTACGTCCGGCTGCTCACCGCCAACTTCGAGGAGGCGGTCGAGGCTCGCCACGAGGGCCGGGCCCCCGTCTTCCGCGACCGGCGGTGACCCGCCGTTAGGGTGGACGCACCATGATCGAGCTTCGTACCCCCGCCGAGATCGAGCAGTTCCGACCCGCCGGACGCTTCGTCGCCGAGGTCCTCCGGGCCACCGCCGCCGCCGCGGACGTGGGGGTCAACCTCCTCGACCTCGACCACCTGGCGCACCAGATGATCAAGGAGCGGGGCGCGGAGTCCTGCTACATCGACTACCACCCGTCCTTCGGCGCCTCGCCGTTCGGCAAGGTCATCTGCACCTCGGTCAACGACGCGGTGCTCCACGGGCTCCCGCACGACTACGCGCTGCGCGACGGCGACCTGCTGTCCCTCGACTTCGCGGTCTCGGTCGACGGGTGGGTCTGCGACTCCGCGGTCAGCGTGGTCGTCGGCACCCCGCGCGAGGAGGACCTGCGCCTGATCGAGACCACGACCAGGTGCCTCGACGCAGCCATCGAGGTCGCCCGGGCCGGCAACAAGGTCGGCGACATCGGGGCGGCGATCGCGTCGGTCGCCAAGCCCGCGGGCTACTCGATCAACACGCAGTTCGGTGGTCACGGCGTCGGCCGCACCATGCACGGCGACCCCCACATCCCCAACGACGGTCGCCCGGGCCGGGGCTACCCCCTGCGCCCCGGGCTGGTCATCGCGATCGAGCCCTGGCTGCTCGCCACCACCGACCGGATCTACACCGACGCCGACGGCTGGACGCTCAAGTCTGCCGACGGGTCCCGGGGCGCCCACATGGAGCACACGGTCGCGATCACCGACGGCGACC
This genomic window from Nocardioides marmoribigeumensis contains:
- the map gene encoding type I methionyl aminopeptidase; the protein is MIELRTPAEIEQFRPAGRFVAEVLRATAAAADVGVNLLDLDHLAHQMIKERGAESCYIDYHPSFGASPFGKVICTSVNDAVLHGLPHDYALRDGDLLSLDFAVSVDGWVCDSAVSVVVGTPREEDLRLIETTTRCLDAAIEVARAGNKVGDIGAAIASVAKPAGYSINTQFGGHGVGRTMHGDPHIPNDGRPGRGYPLRPGLVIAIEPWLLATTDRIYTDADGWTLKSADGSRGAHMEHTVAITDGDPIVLTARD
- a CDS encoding enoyl-CoA hydratase produces the protein MTTAPRVVVARPVPEVAVVTLDRPERMNSLAFDLVVPLRDELRRLHDDTSVRAVVLTGAGRGFCSGADQSGERGQVPHVEGLTQPSVALRAMEVLDEVVITLRGLHQPVIAAVNGPAIGGGLCLALACDIRVAAEPAYFRAAGINNGLTASELGLSYLLPRAVGSSRAFEIMLTGRDVPAAEASAIGLVSAVVPPAELLDHCVALGSRVAAFSRPGVELTKRTLWSSLDASSLTSHMQQEALGQLYVRLLTANFEEAVEARHEGRAPVFRDRR